In the Bradyrhizobium guangzhouense genome, one interval contains:
- a CDS encoding TonB-dependent receptor — MGLAVAPRSLRAISARNSVEENLDGNLGKTASVVAGLIAVASVSSGAQAQQSTLPPVNVDAPVERPRPAASKPSSEQVRARNALRRAAQRQQAQQQAAAVAPAPAGAVDRNPYADPAAPYKVDHVQASGKFPEPMLNTPKTITVLSKEVLADKNATTLKEIGRSTAGVTLGSGEGGNAFGDRFFIRGFDARNDVFIDGIRDPAVSIRENFFTEQIEILRGPASSYAGRGTAGGAINIVTKQAGDVNFKRMDTEFGTDRTKRVTLDVNQVVDPTFSVRTGGLFQDANVAGRNYVTDDRWGTFLSTKYTPTNDIKITTNYVHTDLSGLPDFGVPFYKQGNMPVTSAGIPRGNWYGFLNRDFQTARQDFGTATAEYKVNEAITLSSKVRGEHSLLNYIGTLPQNPVTTNSNPLLWTTTASAQSRYQAVDVWANQNEATFKLDTGGVKHTAVFGVEYTNENVSIDRYAGLTSELAGSPFTSNGAISGVNLYSPQYTYLGGFGSASLTGNPTRYGVNTSSVYAMDTANWRDTIILNGGIRYDGYSQSSSTNSAYLKQNSDLFNYNVGLVYKPTPIGSLYAAYATSANPFGSELDATGTDYGGVPANTAVLLGPERNKAAEVGTKWELANRHLLVSAALFQTTKDNARETNASGVLTSNAAYRIQGIDIEAEGKITDRWSVFGGLVLMQSKVTQSNIASNIGLQLANVAHQSFSMLTKYKLDGDWEIGGQAVYRSKVYGGTFAANTGNELPSYWRFDAFVEKKIDKNWTMKFYAQNLTNKLYYDTLYRSAVPFVAVAPGRAFYIVTTAKF; from the coding sequence ATGGGGCTCGCCGTGGCTCCGCGATCGCTGCGTGCGATCTCGGCAAGAAATTCAGTTGAAGAGAACCTCGATGGCAATTTGGGCAAGACGGCATCAGTCGTTGCTGGCCTGATTGCCGTGGCGTCGGTGTCGAGCGGCGCGCAGGCGCAGCAATCGACCCTGCCGCCGGTGAATGTCGATGCGCCCGTCGAGCGTCCGCGCCCAGCGGCCTCGAAGCCGTCGTCCGAGCAAGTCCGCGCGCGCAATGCGCTTCGCCGCGCCGCGCAGCGCCAGCAGGCGCAGCAGCAGGCTGCGGCTGTTGCACCGGCACCGGCCGGAGCGGTGGATCGCAATCCCTATGCCGATCCCGCCGCGCCCTACAAGGTCGATCACGTGCAGGCCTCCGGCAAGTTTCCCGAGCCGATGCTGAACACGCCGAAGACGATCACGGTGCTCAGCAAGGAAGTGCTCGCGGACAAGAACGCGACGACGCTGAAGGAAATCGGGCGCTCGACCGCCGGCGTGACGCTGGGCTCGGGCGAGGGCGGCAACGCCTTCGGCGACCGCTTCTTCATTCGCGGCTTTGACGCCCGCAACGACGTCTTCATCGACGGCATCCGCGATCCCGCGGTGTCGATCCGCGAGAACTTCTTCACCGAGCAGATCGAGATTTTGCGCGGACCCGCATCTTCCTACGCGGGGCGCGGCACCGCCGGCGGCGCCATCAACATCGTCACCAAGCAGGCCGGCGACGTCAACTTCAAGCGGATGGATACCGAGTTCGGCACCGACAGGACCAAGCGCGTCACGCTCGACGTCAATCAGGTGGTCGACCCGACCTTCTCGGTACGCACGGGCGGCCTGTTTCAAGACGCCAATGTGGCGGGGCGCAACTACGTGACCGATGATCGCTGGGGCACCTTCCTGTCCACCAAGTACACCCCGACCAACGATATCAAGATCACGACCAACTACGTCCATACCGATCTCAGCGGCCTGCCTGACTTCGGCGTGCCCTTTTACAAGCAGGGCAATATGCCGGTGACGTCGGCCGGCATTCCACGCGGCAACTGGTATGGCTTCCTCAACCGCGACTTCCAGACCGCGCGGCAGGATTTCGGCACGGCCACGGCCGAGTACAAGGTCAACGAAGCCATCACGCTGAGCAGCAAGGTGCGCGGCGAGCATTCGCTGCTCAATTACATCGGCACGCTGCCGCAGAACCCGGTGACGACCAATTCCAATCCGCTGCTCTGGACCACGACGGCGAGCGCGCAGAGCCGCTACCAGGCCGTGGACGTCTGGGCCAACCAGAACGAGGCCACGTTCAAGCTCGATACCGGCGGGGTCAAGCACACCGCGGTGTTCGGCGTCGAATACACCAACGAGAATGTCTCGATCGACCGTTACGCGGGTCTGACGTCGGAGCTCGCCGGCTCGCCATTTACGAGCAACGGGGCGATCTCGGGAGTTAATCTCTACTCCCCTCAGTACACGTATCTCGGTGGTTTCGGCTCAGCGTCGCTGACGGGCAATCCGACCCGCTATGGCGTCAACACCAGCAGCGTCTACGCCATGGACACCGCAAACTGGCGCGACACCATCATCCTGAACGGCGGTATTCGCTACGACGGCTATAGCCAGAGTTCGTCCACGAACTCGGCCTACCTCAAGCAGAACTCCGATCTGTTCAACTACAATGTCGGCCTGGTCTACAAGCCGACGCCGATCGGCAGTCTCTACGCGGCCTATGCGACTTCCGCCAATCCGTTCGGCTCCGAGCTCGACGCTACCGGCACCGATTACGGCGGCGTTCCCGCCAACACGGCCGTCCTGCTCGGGCCAGAGCGCAACAAGGCGGCGGAAGTCGGCACCAAGTGGGAGCTTGCCAATCGTCACCTGCTGGTCTCCGCGGCACTGTTCCAGACCACAAAGGACAATGCGCGCGAGACCAATGCATCCGGCGTGCTCACCTCGAATGCGGCCTACCGCATCCAGGGCATCGACATCGAGGCCGAGGGCAAGATCACCGATCGCTGGAGCGTGTTCGGCGGCCTGGTGCTGATGCAATCGAAGGTCACACAAAGCAACATCGCGTCCAACATCGGCCTGCAGCTCGCCAACGTCGCGCATCAATCGTTCAGCATGCTGACCAAGTACAAGCTCGATGGCGACTGGGAGATCGGCGGACAGGCGGTGTACCGCTCCAAGGTCTATGGCGGCACGTTCGCGGCCAACACCGGCAACGAGCTGCCGAGCTACTGGCGCTTCGATGCGTTCGTCGAAAAGAAGATCGACAAGAACTGGACCATGAAGTTCTACGCGCAGAACCTGACCAACAAGCTCTATTACGACACGCTCTATCGCAGTGCCGTGCCGTTCGTCGCGGTTGCGCCGGGGCGAGCGTTCTACATCGTCACGACGGCCAAGTTCTGA
- a CDS encoding efflux RND transporter periplasmic adaptor subunit: protein MKKSRPILWIVIIAAVAGGGYYGWKRYQAAEAGKTQTAQKGAPHAPAVPVSITPVQKADFPVYLTGLGTVQGFNTVQVRTRVDGQIDKIAFTEGQTVKQGELLVEIDPRPFQAALDQAKAKKSQDEANLANANLDLQRYTKLGEFATRQQTDTQRSTVAQLTAQIAADEAAIANAQTQLDYTKVKSPITGVASLRQVDIGNIVNASSQTGIVTIAQIEPITVIFTAPEDQLPYISEGQKSGELKVIAFTTDGKKTLAEGKLAVINNQVDTTSGTIRLKAVFDNKEHTLWPGQSVSTRLLVRTLKDATIVPDDAVQHSTNGLYAYTVSPDNKAEVRKIKVSYSIDGRSVVDEGLSPGQQVITGGQYKVQPGSLVSTTVASSDSVQKNKVQQE from the coding sequence ATGAAAAAGTCACGGCCGATCCTGTGGATTGTCATCATCGCAGCCGTGGCCGGTGGCGGCTATTACGGCTGGAAGCGATATCAGGCCGCGGAGGCCGGAAAAACCCAGACTGCACAGAAGGGTGCGCCGCACGCCCCCGCCGTGCCCGTCAGCATCACGCCGGTCCAGAAGGCCGACTTCCCGGTCTACTTGACGGGCCTCGGCACCGTTCAGGGCTTCAACACCGTACAAGTCCGGACCCGGGTGGACGGTCAGATCGACAAGATCGCCTTCACCGAGGGCCAGACGGTCAAACAAGGCGAGCTGCTGGTCGAGATCGATCCGCGCCCGTTCCAGGCCGCCCTCGACCAGGCCAAGGCCAAGAAGTCGCAGGACGAGGCCAACCTCGCCAACGCCAATCTGGACCTTCAGCGCTACACCAAGCTCGGTGAATTCGCGACGCGGCAGCAGACCGATACGCAGCGCTCCACGGTTGCCCAGCTCACCGCGCAGATCGCCGCCGACGAAGCCGCGATCGCCAACGCCCAGACCCAGCTCGACTACACCAAGGTCAAGTCGCCGATCACCGGCGTCGCGAGCCTGCGCCAGGTCGACATCGGCAACATCGTCAACGCCTCGAGCCAGACCGGCATCGTCACCATCGCGCAGATCGAGCCCATCACGGTGATCTTCACGGCGCCGGAGGACCAGCTGCCCTATATCAGCGAGGGCCAGAAATCCGGCGAGCTCAAGGTGATCGCCTTCACCACCGACGGCAAGAAGACGCTGGCCGAAGGCAAGCTTGCCGTCATCAACAACCAGGTCGATACGACCAGCGGGACTATCAGGCTCAAGGCGGTGTTCGACAACAAGGAGCACACGCTGTGGCCGGGGCAATCGGTGTCGACACGCCTCCTGGTCCGGACGCTGAAGGACGCGACCATCGTTCCCGACGACGCGGTCCAGCATTCGACCAACGGCCTCTACGCCTACACGGTCAGCCCGGACAACAAGGCCGAGGTCCGCAAGATCAAGGTCAGCTACTCCATCGACGGACGTTCGGTGGTCGATGAGGGATTGAGCCCCGGTCAGCAGGTGATCACCGGCGGGCAGTACAAGGTTCAGCCCGGCAGCCTGGTCTCGACGACCGTCGCGAGTTCAGATTCGGTCCAGAAAAACAAGGTCCAGCAGGAATGA
- a CDS encoding multidrug efflux RND transporter permease subunit, which produces MTEGGISAPFIRYPIGTSLLMAGILFVGLVAYPLLPVAPLPQVDFPTIQITANLPGGSPETMASSVAQPLERQFAQIPGIAQMTSTSYLGTASITIQFDLNRSIDGAANDVQGAINAAAGQLPKNLPSPPTYRKVNPADSPILLLSATSETLPLTSVSDAVDAQLAQQISQISGVAQVIIGGQQKPAIRVQIDPAKLVAKGLSLEDVRTQIAITTVDSPKGNIDGEKRAYTIYANDQLTQSKDWNDVIVAYRNGGPLRIRDIGQAVTGPEDAKQAAWANGKRGVFLVVFKQPGANVIETVDKIKAALPRLVAAIPPAIKIELMSDRTQTIRAAVEDVQFTLLLTIFLVVMVIFVFLRSFWATVIPTITVPLALLGACSLMWVFGYTLDNLSLMALTIAVGFVVDDAIVMLENISRYVEEGEAPMAAAFRGAKEIGFTIVSISISLVAVLIPLLLMGGIIGRLFREFAVVLAMTIFVSMIVSLTLTPMMASRFLRAHGEIQHGRFYQWSERAFDAMLRGYEHILDIALSWKRTTLVIFFATLALSVYLFVLIPKGFFPQQDNGLITATSEASQDISFAAMKERQEALAKIIQADPAVASVAMAIGGSGRAGNNGNLFITLKPRDQRDVSAQQVIGRLRPQLEKVPGARLYMQAAQDVRLGGRPTRTQFEFTLQDADLSELNEWAPKILAKMQTLPELRDVATDQQTQGTTVQLKINRDTASRYGIQPQLIDDTLYDAFGQRQVTQYFTQLNTYKVILEILPEMQGNLDSLNKLYLKSPLTGDQVPLSTFATWTTDPVRPLSISHQGQFPAITISFNLAQGVALGQATQSVQKAMADLGAPATLNSSFQGTAQAFQQSLGTVPLLILAALVVVYLILGILYESYIHPITILSTLPSAGVGALMILMAAGFDFSLIALIGIILLIGIVKKNGIMMVDFAIAAERDGKTPEESIRQAALLRFRPIMMTTMAALLGGVPLMLGHGTGAEIRQPLGYAMVGGLIVSQALTLFTTPVVYLYLDKFSNLFRGSSTDEEGHQTSAHGAVKEAAE; this is translated from the coding sequence ATGACCGAAGGCGGGATTTCGGCACCTTTCATCCGTTATCCCATCGGCACATCGCTGCTGATGGCCGGCATTCTTTTTGTCGGTCTCGTCGCCTATCCGCTGCTGCCGGTGGCGCCGCTGCCGCAGGTGGACTTCCCGACCATCCAGATCACGGCCAATTTGCCGGGCGGCAGCCCGGAGACGATGGCCTCGTCGGTCGCGCAGCCGCTGGAGCGCCAGTTCGCCCAGATTCCCGGCATCGCGCAGATGACCTCGACGAGCTATCTTGGCACCGCGTCGATCACCATCCAATTCGATCTCAACCGCAGCATCGACGGCGCCGCCAACGACGTACAGGGCGCCATCAACGCCGCCGCCGGTCAATTGCCGAAGAACCTGCCCTCGCCGCCGACCTATCGCAAGGTCAATCCGGCGGACTCTCCGATCCTGCTTCTATCCGCCACTTCCGAGACGCTGCCTCTGACCAGCGTCAGCGATGCGGTCGACGCGCAGCTTGCCCAGCAGATCAGTCAGATATCCGGTGTCGCACAAGTCATCATCGGCGGTCAGCAGAAGCCGGCCATCCGGGTCCAGATCGATCCCGCCAAGCTCGTCGCCAAGGGGTTGTCACTGGAGGACGTGCGGACCCAGATAGCGATCACGACCGTCGATAGTCCCAAAGGCAACATCGACGGCGAGAAGCGCGCCTATACGATCTACGCCAACGATCAGCTGACGCAGTCAAAGGACTGGAACGACGTCATCGTCGCGTATCGCAACGGCGGTCCGCTGCGTATCCGCGACATCGGCCAGGCCGTCACCGGCCCCGAGGACGCCAAACAGGCCGCCTGGGCGAACGGCAAACGCGGCGTCTTCCTGGTTGTGTTCAAGCAGCCGGGCGCGAACGTCATCGAAACCGTGGACAAGATCAAAGCGGCCTTGCCCCGCCTCGTTGCCGCGATCCCGCCTGCGATCAAGATCGAGCTGATGAGCGACCGAACCCAGACCATTCGGGCCGCGGTCGAGGACGTGCAGTTCACCCTGCTTCTGACCATCTTCCTGGTAGTCATGGTCATCTTCGTCTTCCTGCGCAGCTTCTGGGCGACGGTCATTCCGACGATCACGGTGCCGCTGGCGCTGCTCGGCGCCTGCTCCCTGATGTGGGTATTCGGCTACACACTGGATAACCTGTCGCTGATGGCGCTGACGATCGCGGTCGGCTTCGTGGTCGACGACGCCATCGTCATGCTCGAGAACATCTCCCGCTACGTCGAGGAAGGTGAAGCCCCGATGGCCGCCGCCTTCAGAGGCGCGAAGGAAATCGGTTTCACCATCGTTTCGATCAGTATCTCGCTGGTCGCGGTGCTGATACCGCTGTTGCTGATGGGCGGCATCATCGGCCGCCTGTTCCGCGAGTTCGCCGTCGTGCTGGCGATGACCATCTTCGTCTCGATGATCGTCTCGCTGACACTCACCCCGATGATGGCGTCGCGCTTCCTGCGCGCCCATGGCGAGATCCAGCACGGCCGCTTCTACCAGTGGAGCGAACGCGCCTTTGACGCGATGCTGCGCGGCTATGAGCATATCCTCGACATCGCCTTGAGCTGGAAGCGCACGACGCTCGTCATTTTCTTCGCAACCCTTGCGCTGTCGGTCTATCTCTTCGTCTTGATCCCCAAAGGCTTCTTCCCGCAGCAGGACAACGGCCTGATCACCGCGACCTCGGAAGCTTCGCAGGACATCTCCTTTGCGGCCATGAAGGAACGGCAGGAGGCGCTCGCCAAGATCATCCAGGCAGATCCCGCCGTCGCCAGCGTCGCCATGGCCATCGGCGGCAGCGGAAGAGCCGGCAACAACGGCAACCTGTTCATCACCTTGAAACCCCGGGATCAGCGCGACGTTTCGGCGCAGCAGGTCATTGGACGCCTCCGTCCGCAGCTTGAGAAGGTGCCGGGCGCGCGGCTTTACATGCAGGCGGCCCAGGACGTCCGGCTCGGCGGCCGGCCGACACGCACCCAGTTCGAGTTCACGCTGCAGGATGCCGATCTCTCCGAGCTGAACGAATGGGCGCCGAAAATTCTCGCCAAGATGCAGACGCTGCCGGAGCTGCGCGACGTCGCGACCGACCAGCAGACCCAGGGCACCACGGTCCAGCTCAAGATCAATCGTGACACCGCCTCGCGCTACGGCATCCAGCCGCAGCTGATCGATGACACTCTCTATGATGCCTTCGGCCAGCGGCAGGTTACGCAGTATTTCACGCAGCTCAACACCTACAAGGTGATCCTGGAAATCCTGCCGGAGATGCAAGGCAACCTGGATTCGCTGAACAAGCTCTATCTGAAATCGCCGCTGACCGGGGATCAGGTGCCGCTGTCGACCTTTGCGACCTGGACCACCGATCCGGTTCGTCCGCTTTCGATCAGCCACCAGGGCCAATTCCCGGCGATCACGATCAGCTTCAACCTCGCCCAGGGCGTTGCGCTCGGCCAGGCCACCCAATCCGTTCAGAAGGCGATGGCCGATCTCGGTGCGCCGGCGACGCTGAATTCGAGCTTCCAGGGCACCGCGCAGGCGTTCCAGCAGTCGCTCGGCACCGTGCCGCTGCTGATCCTCGCGGCGCTGGTCGTGGTCTATCTGATCCTCGGCATCCTCTATGAAAGCTACATCCATCCGATCACGATTCTGTCGACCCTGCCCTCGGCCGGTGTCGGGGCGCTCATGATTCTGATGGCGGCTGGCTTCGACTTCAGCCTCATTGCCTTGATCGGAATCATCCTGCTGATCGGCATCGTGAAGAAGAACGGCATCATGATGGTCGACTTCGCCATCGCAGCCGAACGCGACGGCAAGACGCCGGAGGAATCGATCCGCCAAGCCGCGCTGTTGCGCTTCCGCCCGATCATGATGACGACGATGGCAGCACTGCTCGGCGGCGTGCCCTTGATGCTCGGCCACGGCACCGGCGCCGAGATCCGCCAGCCGCTCGGCTACGCGATGGTCGGCGGCCTCATCGTCAGCCAGGCGCTGACGCTGTTTACCACCCCGGTGGTCTATCTCTATCTCGACAAGTTCTCGAACCTGTTCAGGGGCAGCTCGACCGACGAGGAAGGGCACCAGACGTCGGCACACGGCGCCGTCAAGGAAGCCGCCGAGTAA
- a CDS encoding invasion associated locus B family protein — translation MPMQSRLVALAAAVLLSTGAASAQQGAKKNAVPPAPAAQQAPAQPQAEGTPPQPGWIARCTSASRDAPLECAIEQNAVLTKTGQTIVLVNIRIAPDTRTPVALLQLPLGLNLPLGAKLQVDEGKTIDLQIQTCENRGCYASTPIAPDLLAALRSGKQLKVSFQNMAKETIAIPMPLNDFAAAYDKIK, via the coding sequence ATGCCCATGCAATCCAGACTTGTCGCCCTTGCCGCCGCTGTCTTGCTGTCGACGGGCGCCGCGTCTGCCCAGCAGGGCGCCAAGAAGAACGCGGTTCCCCCTGCCCCCGCCGCCCAGCAGGCGCCGGCCCAGCCGCAAGCCGAGGGCACGCCGCCGCAGCCCGGCTGGATCGCACGCTGCACCAGCGCGAGCCGCGACGCTCCGCTCGAATGCGCGATCGAGCAGAACGCAGTGCTGACCAAAACCGGCCAGACCATCGTGCTCGTCAACATTCGCATCGCGCCCGACACTCGCACGCCGGTTGCGCTGCTGCAGCTGCCGCTCGGCCTCAATCTTCCGCTTGGCGCCAAGCTTCAGGTCGACGAAGGCAAGACGATCGATCTGCAGATCCAGACCTGCGAGAACCGCGGCTGCTACGCCTCGACGCCGATCGCGCCCGACCTGCTCGCCGCCTTGCGCTCGGGCAAGCAGCTGAAGGTTTCCTTCCAGAACATGGCCAAGGAGACGATCGCGATCCCGATGCCGCTGAACGATTTCGCGGCGGCCTACGACAAGATCAAATAA
- a CDS encoding arylsulfatase, translating to MSAGGGTMFRGTVGKTVAESKPWWPEAVKPPEGAPNILVVLFDDVGFSDFGCYGSAIRTPTIDKLAAEGVRYSGFHTTAMCSTTRAALLTGRNHHSVGVGCLANFDSGYPGYRGKIAREAGTLAEMLRVHGYRNYMIGKWHVTPLTESGATGPFDGWPLGRGFDRFYGFLDAETDQYAPELVSDNTHIDPPGTYAGGYHLTEDLIDQAIRFIGDHQADRPDIPWLTWVALGACHAPHQAPADIIRSYDAEFVHGWDVERERRLARQKAMGLVTQQTRMPPRNDGVKAWEDHSTDERRVFTRLQAAFAGMLDHSDRHLARLISFLETADIRSNTMIIVMSDNGASQEGGPLGFVNAMGPFNFKPEPIAEKLARIDDIGGPDTHSNFPHGWAMASNTPLRRYKQNTHGGGIRDPFVISWPKRIAARGELRHQFVHACDLTPTLLDLIGIEVPSEIGGLPQMPLEGESFARSITDASVPSKSSPQYFEMFGHRGLWQGGWKAVAYHPPGTPFENDKWELFHLDKDFSETDDLAVKEPERLAQMIATWWGEAEKHNVLPLDDRFGPRFAENAARFHGARHHFVFHHGMGHVPTDVAPDVRSRSYTIEAYVEIDEAGASGVLISHGDATSGYSLYVSDGHLVHDLNIGGSHQIVRSDRKVLSGARRLGVHVERLVRKEPPAKGARTGFTGYTLLIDGEPAGSLQTQLGFHTLISWSGLDIGRDRGSPVSHYESPFEFEGRLLRVTVTMHNDQTLDGEAVGDAQMARQ from the coding sequence ATGAGCGCAGGCGGCGGCACGATGTTCCGCGGTACCGTCGGCAAGACGGTCGCGGAATCAAAACCCTGGTGGCCGGAGGCCGTAAAGCCGCCCGAGGGCGCGCCGAATATCCTCGTCGTCCTGTTCGATGATGTCGGCTTCTCCGATTTCGGCTGCTACGGGTCTGCGATCAGGACGCCGACCATCGACAAGCTCGCCGCGGAGGGCGTGCGCTATTCCGGATTCCACACCACCGCGATGTGCTCGACGACGCGTGCCGCGCTGCTCACCGGGCGCAACCACCATTCGGTCGGCGTCGGGTGCCTTGCCAATTTCGATTCCGGATACCCCGGCTATCGCGGCAAGATCGCGCGCGAGGCGGGCACGCTTGCAGAGATGTTGCGCGTGCACGGCTATCGCAACTACATGATCGGCAAGTGGCATGTCACGCCGCTGACCGAGAGCGGCGCGACCGGCCCGTTCGACGGCTGGCCACTGGGGCGTGGCTTTGACCGGTTCTACGGCTTCCTCGATGCCGAGACCGATCAGTACGCGCCCGAGCTCGTCTCCGACAACACGCATATCGATCCTCCAGGCACCTATGCCGGCGGCTATCATCTGACCGAGGATCTGATCGACCAGGCGATCCGCTTCATCGGTGATCACCAGGCCGATCGGCCCGATATTCCTTGGCTGACCTGGGTCGCGCTCGGCGCGTGCCACGCGCCGCACCAAGCCCCGGCCGACATCATCCGCAGCTACGACGCCGAGTTCGTGCACGGCTGGGATGTCGAGCGCGAACGGCGGCTGGCGCGGCAAAAGGCGATGGGGCTGGTGACGCAGCAGACGCGGATGCCTCCGCGCAACGATGGCGTGAAGGCCTGGGAGGATCATTCCACCGACGAGCGCCGCGTGTTCACACGGTTGCAAGCCGCCTTCGCCGGCATGCTCGACCATTCCGATCGCCATCTTGCCCGCCTGATCTCATTTCTCGAGACCGCTGACATTCGCAGCAACACCATGATCATCGTGATGTCCGACAATGGCGCGAGCCAGGAGGGCGGACCGCTCGGCTTCGTCAACGCGATGGGGCCGTTCAACTTCAAGCCGGAGCCGATCGCGGAGAAGCTCGCCCGCATCGACGATATCGGCGGCCCCGACACCCACAGCAATTTCCCGCACGGCTGGGCCATGGCGTCCAACACGCCGCTGCGCCGCTACAAGCAGAACACCCATGGCGGCGGCATCCGCGATCCCTTCGTTATCAGCTGGCCGAAGCGGATCGCAGCCAGGGGCGAGCTGCGTCACCAGTTCGTGCACGCCTGCGACCTGACGCCGACGCTGCTCGACCTGATCGGGATCGAGGTGCCGTCTGAGATCGGCGGCTTGCCGCAAATGCCGCTCGAAGGGGAGAGCTTCGCGCGCTCGATCACGGATGCCTCCGTGCCGTCAAAGAGCTCGCCCCAATATTTCGAGATGTTCGGCCATCGCGGCCTCTGGCAGGGCGGCTGGAAGGCGGTCGCCTACCATCCGCCGGGTACGCCGTTCGAGAACGACAAATGGGAGCTGTTCCATCTCGACAAGGATTTCTCCGAGACCGACGATCTCGCTGTGAAGGAGCCCGAGCGACTTGCGCAGATGATCGCGACGTGGTGGGGCGAGGCCGAAAAGCACAATGTGCTGCCGCTCGACGATCGCTTCGGTCCGCGCTTTGCGGAGAATGCCGCACGTTTCCATGGCGCGCGCCACCATTTCGTCTTTCACCACGGAATGGGCCATGTGCCGACCGACGTTGCGCCCGACGTGCGCAGTCGTAGCTATACGATCGAGGCGTATGTCGAGATCGACGAAGCGGGCGCCAGCGGTGTGCTGATCTCGCACGGCGACGCGACGTCAGGTTACAGCCTCTACGTAAGCGACGGCCATCTCGTGCACGATCTCAACATCGGCGGTAGCCATCAGATCGTGCGTTCCGACCGCAAGGTGCTCTCAGGCGCGCGGCGGCTTGGCGTTCATGTCGAGCGCCTCGTGCGCAAGGAGCCGCCAGCCAAGGGCGCGCGCACCGGCTTCACCGGCTACACGCTGCTGATCGACGGCGAGCCGGCCGGCTCGCTTCAGACCCAGCTCGGCTTCCATACGCTGATCTCGTGGTCGGGACTCGATATCGGCCGCGACCGCGGCAGCCCGGTGTCCCATTACGAGTCGCCCTTCGAATTCGAGGGGCGATTGCTCCGCGTCACCGTCACCATGCACAACGACCAGACGCTCGACGGCGAGGCCGTCGGCGACGCACAGATGGCGCGGCAGTAG
- a CDS encoding TetR/AcrR family transcriptional regulator, which translates to MQARTRRSSEESGDIDLPGVAPSRQKRSRETTLALLRAGADMLRTRSLAELSIETLCTEVGVTVGAFYSRFESKEAYFNALMALAARDGEQRLGEIKRPSTETDLGGLCQLVVSGIIAWMRHHEGVLRAALQHDSTRPDKWTPFKALAKATTERATPLLLHAMGNARAAAKTRAIAFGLQVVLGTLVNALLNDPGPLSLRSKEMETRLASCLLLLLQADMVSSSSPPTTAS; encoded by the coding sequence ATGCAAGCACGAACCCGGCGATCTTCCGAGGAGTCCGGCGATATCGACCTGCCGGGCGTGGCCCCGTCGCGCCAGAAGCGAAGCCGTGAGACGACCCTGGCGCTGCTGCGCGCTGGAGCTGACATGCTGCGGACACGAAGCCTCGCCGAGCTCTCGATCGAGACGCTTTGCACCGAGGTTGGCGTCACCGTCGGCGCCTTCTACAGCCGCTTCGAGAGCAAGGAAGCTTATTTCAATGCGCTCATGGCGCTGGCGGCACGCGATGGGGAGCAGCGGCTCGGCGAGATCAAGCGCCCTTCGACCGAGACCGATCTCGGCGGCCTCTGCCAACTCGTCGTCAGCGGCATCATCGCCTGGATGCGCCACCATGAGGGCGTGCTGCGCGCCGCACTCCAGCATGACAGCACCCGTCCGGACAAATGGACGCCGTTCAAGGCGCTGGCCAAGGCGACCACCGAGCGTGCCACCCCTCTCCTGCTGCACGCCATGGGCAATGCTCGGGCAGCCGCGAAGACGCGCGCCATCGCGTTCGGCCTGCAGGTGGTGCTGGGCACCCTGGTGAACGCCCTTCTGAATGATCCCGGGCCGCTGTCGCTTCGATCGAAAGAGATGGAGACGCGACTCGCGAGCTGCCTGCTGCTGCTGCTCCAGGCGGATATGGTCAGCTCATCTTCCCCGCCGACGACAGCATCGTAA